A single Chryseobacterium sp. DNA region contains:
- a CDS encoding MFS transporter — translation MRDRESSDAKMPASCFLLFFAHGLVFSSWASRIPIIKNTLSINEAELGTLLLLMPVGQLSTMVLAGKLISMYGSSWIIKRCFLLYPVFLLLIGLAPSYWVLAAVLFFFGVSGNLCNIAINTQAIEIEGITKRTLLSSCHGAWCFAGLVGAVVGLLMINMGVGTFYHFVVTFSLVLLLWLYSKGHLTNIIHKVAPQTQSIFKSVNSTLVALGVIGFLSMAIEGAMFDWSGVYFQTIVKAPEKLIILGYTSFILMMTLGRFIGNHAIEKFGKRTILQACGILMSSGLFLSVFFPELWVCIIAFMIIGLGSSLSVPSVYSTVGQVSTVAPSIALSFVSSISFLGFLMGPPLIGYIAESFDLRYSYGLFACFGILLAIMAGQMKVFRSKHQSG, via the coding sequence TTTTTTTTGCTCACGGACTTGTTTTTTCTTCCTGGGCAAGCCGGATTCCTATCATTAAAAATACACTTTCGATCAATGAGGCAGAGCTTGGAACACTTTTATTGTTAATGCCGGTAGGGCAGCTCTCCACCATGGTTCTGGCCGGAAAGCTGATCAGTATGTACGGAAGTTCGTGGATCATCAAAAGATGTTTTCTGTTGTATCCTGTTTTTCTTCTGCTCATCGGACTTGCGCCGTCTTATTGGGTATTGGCTGCCGTTCTGTTTTTCTTTGGAGTTTCAGGGAATCTATGCAATATAGCAATTAATACGCAGGCTATTGAGATTGAGGGGATCACGAAAAGGACGCTGCTCTCTTCCTGTCATGGGGCGTGGTGCTTTGCCGGGCTGGTAGGGGCAGTTGTTGGATTACTGATGATCAATATGGGAGTAGGAACTTTCTATCATTTTGTAGTTACTTTCAGCCTGGTACTGTTGCTTTGGCTCTACAGTAAGGGACATTTAACAAATATCATCCATAAAGTGGCTCCCCAGACCCAGTCAATTTTTAAGTCAGTCAATTCAACCCTTGTTGCTTTGGGAGTAATAGGCTTCCTGAGTATGGCCATTGAGGGAGCGATGTTTGACTGGAGCGGGGTCTATTTTCAGACTATCGTAAAGGCGCCGGAAAAGCTTATTATATTGGGATATACAAGTTTTATTTTAATGATGACTTTAGGCCGTTTTATTGGGAATCATGCCATTGAAAAGTTCGGGAAAAGAACTATTTTACAGGCCTGTGGTATTTTGATGAGCAGTGGTCTTTTTCTCAGTGTTTTCTTCCCGGAATTATGGGTATGCATCATTGCTTTCATGATTATCGGTCTCGGGAGCTCACTCAGTGTTCCGTCTGTCTACAGTACCGTGGGGCAGGTGAGTACTGTAGCTCCCAGTATTGCATTATCATTTGTATCCAGTATTTCTTTTTTAGGGTTTTTAATGGGACCGCCACTGATTGGCTATATTGCTGAAAGTTTTGATTTAAGATATTCCTATGGCCTTTTTGCCTGCTTTGGGATCTTACTGGCTATCATGGCGGGTCAGATGAAAGTATTCAGAAGTAAACATCAATCAGGGTGA
- a CDS encoding MFS transporter, with protein sequence MNTYPKRWQALQFLIAGAFLSPLDYFIVNMALPSIKKSFSASDHQLQMVVAIYGLTYAALVVCGGRLGDIYGRKKIFTLGLYTFLFSSLACAFSPTISVLIIARLFQGVGASLLAPQVLASIKALFNSREQPKAVSFFSSVFGLASVIGQLLGGFLLSVQWGHFSWELVFLVNVPVSLICIIGIHFTMDNNHDRNQSGIDYKGAFLLIVALLMLLCPLIFGQKYEWAWWIFGIIITGMLLLAVFFRYEVQLQQKGRPVLIDPTLLQHQPFALSLLIIFFYNFTAGLFICYPYYLQQFLHQSSMQAGLAIVPYGIAFFLGPLLSSKIKLETYTMIYAGLGLMIAGFVLSAFVFYFDQKPSFITNITLFLAGLGHGTIMPVMMRTAIAFTARDKAGQASGLVSIGIQIGSVTGGAVIGTLFFNIIPILGFSGAFAAATAMIGAFQLIGIAMNHRLKNYIQQF encoded by the coding sequence ATGAATACATATCCCAAACGGTGGCAGGCATTACAATTTCTGATTGCCGGGGCATTCCTTTCACCACTGGATTATTTTATTGTCAACATGGCGCTGCCTTCTATAAAAAAATCATTCAGTGCCAGTGATCATCAGCTGCAGATGGTGGTTGCCATTTATGGGCTGACCTATGCTGCCCTTGTGGTTTGCGGAGGAAGGCTCGGAGATATTTATGGGCGAAAGAAGATTTTTACGCTGGGACTGTATACGTTCCTGTTTTCATCACTTGCCTGTGCATTTTCTCCCACCATATCAGTATTGATCATCGCAAGACTTTTCCAGGGTGTGGGAGCTTCTTTATTGGCCCCACAGGTATTGGCATCTATAAAAGCATTATTCAACAGCCGGGAACAGCCAAAAGCCGTAAGCTTTTTCAGTTCCGTATTTGGATTAGCTTCGGTGATAGGACAATTGCTGGGCGGGTTTCTGCTTAGTGTGCAATGGGGGCATTTTTCCTGGGAGCTGGTATTTCTTGTGAATGTTCCGGTAAGCCTCATCTGTATCATAGGAATACATTTTACAATGGATAATAACCACGACAGGAATCAATCCGGGATTGACTACAAAGGTGCATTCCTATTGATTGTTGCCCTGCTCATGTTGCTATGTCCGCTTATTTTTGGACAAAAATACGAGTGGGCCTGGTGGATATTCGGTATCATTATCACAGGAATGCTTTTATTAGCCGTATTTTTCAGGTATGAAGTTCAATTGCAGCAAAAAGGCCGGCCTGTACTCATAGATCCGACCTTATTACAGCACCAGCCTTTTGCATTAAGCCTTTTGATCATTTTCTTCTATAATTTTACCGCAGGCTTGTTTATCTGCTATCCCTATTATCTGCAGCAGTTTTTACATCAGAGTTCTATGCAGGCAGGGCTCGCCATTGTTCCCTATGGAATTGCTTTTTTTCTGGGTCCTTTATTAAGTTCAAAAATAAAGCTGGAAACCTATACCATGATCTATGCCGGGCTTGGATTAATGATAGCAGGGTTCGTACTGAGCGCATTCGTTTTTTATTTTGACCAAAAGCCTTCTTTTATAACAAATATCACCTTATTTTTAGCGGGTTTGGGACATGGTACCATTATGCCCGTAATGATGCGGACAGCCATTGCTTTCACCGCCAGGGATAAGGCAGGACAGGCATCAGGGCTGGTAAGCATTGGAATTCAGATAGGCAGTGTAACCGGCGGAGCGGTTATTGGCACTTTATTTTTTAATATAATTCCTATTCTCGGGTTCTCCGGGGCATTTGCTGCCGCTACTGCCATGATTGGAGCCTTTCAGCTGATTGGAATTGCAATGAATCACAGATTAAAAAACTATATTCAACAGTTTTAA
- a CDS encoding AraC family transcriptional regulator: MNGLPLEGIEVKEILLKEEDFVFRTKTFLSFIYIVKGKGELTYDERSISFTEGKLFIIPQQEVYRFESKNAALILIQCPVEFIDKIRLEADRIESCENLYKLQYISNNYHARAGCVFRSKNDERFAETLILQIAREFKNKTDDYLIIRNCISILLNLIARNIIKSETSDLQENRKAFSIMKIIAYIQQHIKDREKTGIQVIAGHFGISGNYFGEYFKQQTGVSYQDYLLDYRLKLVETYLKYSSARLSEIAYELQFSDESHLSKLFKKYRGLTPGEYRKIQK, encoded by the coding sequence ATGAATGGTTTACCTCTTGAAGGCATTGAAGTAAAGGAAATACTGCTGAAAGAAGAAGATTTTGTTTTCAGGACAAAAACGTTTCTTTCCTTTATATATATTGTAAAAGGAAAAGGAGAGCTTACCTATGATGAGCGGAGTATCAGTTTTACAGAGGGGAAACTTTTCATTATCCCACAGCAGGAAGTTTACCGTTTTGAAAGTAAGAATGCCGCACTGATTCTTATACAGTGTCCTGTTGAATTCATAGATAAAATACGTCTTGAAGCGGACCGTATTGAAAGTTGTGAGAACTTATATAAATTACAGTATATCAGTAATAATTACCACGCCAGAGCAGGGTGTGTATTCAGGAGCAAAAATGATGAGCGGTTTGCTGAAACCCTTATCCTACAGATTGCCCGGGAATTTAAAAACAAAACAGATGACTATCTGATCATCCGTAACTGTATATCCATTCTGCTTAATCTTATCGCCCGCAATATTATTAAAAGTGAAACTTCAGATCTTCAGGAAAACCGGAAGGCTTTTTCCATTATGAAGATCATTGCCTATATTCAGCAGCATATTAAAGACCGGGAGAAAACCGGTATTCAGGTGATTGCCGGGCATTTTGGAATCTCAGGGAACTATTTCGGAGAATATTTTAAACAGCAGACCGGAGTTTCATACCAGGATTATCTGCTGGATTACAGGCTCAAACTGGTGGAAACCTATTTGAAATACAGCAGTGCACGCCTTAGTGAAATTGCTTATGAACTTCAGTTCAGTGATGAAAGCCATCTTTCCAAACTTTTTAAAAAATACAGGGGGCTTACACCGGGAGAGTATAGGAAAATCCAAAAGTAA
- a CDS encoding AraC family transcriptional regulator: protein MKLYIKYMVSLRCKMVVHQELERLGIKNAVVDLGTVELLDDISAEQRHILKKNLLKTGLEILDNKKSILIEKIKNVVTEMIHYSDTLPKENFSDYVSEKLGYDYTYLANTFSEVKGMTLQHFIIINKVEKVKELLLYDELNLTEISYKLNYSSVAHLSNQFKKITGLSPSFYKQLKRKRLDNLEDL, encoded by the coding sequence ATGAAGTTATATATAAAATATATGGTAAGCCTGCGCTGCAAAATGGTTGTCCATCAGGAACTGGAAAGACTGGGCATTAAAAATGCTGTTGTAGACCTGGGTACAGTCGAACTACTGGATGATATCAGTGCTGAACAAAGGCATATATTGAAAAAGAATCTGCTTAAAACCGGACTTGAAATACTCGATAACAAAAAAAGTATCCTGATAGAAAAAATAAAAAATGTTGTCACAGAGATGATTCATTATTCCGATACTCTTCCAAAAGAAAATTTTTCAGACTATGTAAGCGAAAAGCTCGGTTACGATTATACGTATCTGGCCAATACATTTTCCGAAGTCAAAGGTATGACCCTGCAGCATTTTATCATCATTAATAAAGTAGAAAAGGTAAAGGAACTGTTATTATATGACGAGCTTAATCTTACAGAAATCTCCTATAAGCTTAACTACAGCAGTGTTGCCCATCTTTCTAATCAGTTTAAAAAAATCACCGGACTTTCTCCTTCCTTTTATAAGCAATTGAAACGAAAGCGTCTTGATAATTTAGAGGATTTATAA
- a CDS encoding pesticidal protein Cry7Aa, whose amino-acid sequence MVTLKKEGIILMETSSGFESEGVLNPAVIYDHGKIHLFYRAVAENNFSCIGYCLLSDPLTIETRFQNPVITPEFDYEKHGIEDPRIVKIDQLFYLTYTSYDGINALGTLATSNDLKSWQKAGVIVPVILYKKFKKLSESQGTLSEKYKRFNKFPESYKESKDVFLWDKNVIFFPRRINGKLHFLHRIRPDIQIASIENIEELTPDFWKDYFLQFKDHILLSPKYDHELSYIGGGCPPIETEHGWLMIYHGVHDTIEGYVYSACAALLELDNPGKERSRLPYPLFKPEEEWELKGKVNNVCFPTGAIVEGDTLYIYYGAADKRIAVASLSISELLKELLEYTS is encoded by the coding sequence ATGGTAACCCTAAAAAAAGAAGGAATTATCCTGATGGAAACCTCATCAGGTTTTGAGAGCGAAGGTGTGTTAAATCCTGCAGTAATATATGATCACGGAAAAATACATTTGTTTTACAGGGCTGTAGCTGAGAATAATTTCTCCTGTATCGGGTATTGTTTATTATCAGATCCCCTGACTATAGAAACCCGGTTTCAAAATCCGGTTATCACTCCGGAGTTTGATTACGAAAAGCACGGGATTGAAGATCCGAGGATCGTAAAAATTGATCAATTATTTTATCTTACCTACACCAGCTACGACGGGATAAATGCATTGGGAACACTGGCAACTTCCAATGACTTGAAGTCATGGCAAAAAGCAGGAGTTATTGTACCCGTCATCCTCTATAAGAAATTTAAAAAATTATCAGAATCACAAGGTACATTATCCGAAAAATACAAAAGGTTTAATAAGTTCCCGGAAAGTTATAAAGAAAGTAAGGACGTATTTCTGTGGGATAAAAATGTGATTTTTTTCCCAAGAAGAATAAATGGTAAGTTACATTTTCTCCACCGCATAAGACCCGATATCCAGATAGCCAGTATAGAAAATATTGAAGAGCTGACTCCCGATTTCTGGAAAGATTATTTTCTGCAGTTTAAAGATCATATTCTGTTATCACCAAAATACGACCACGAATTAAGCTATATCGGAGGTGGATGTCCGCCTATAGAAACGGAACATGGCTGGCTTATGATATATCATGGCGTTCATGATACGATTGAGGGGTATGTTTACAGTGCATGTGCCGCATTATTGGAGCTTGACAATCCTGGAAAAGAACGTTCAAGACTTCCTTATCCTCTTTTCAAACCAGAAGAAGAATGGGAGCTGAAAGGAAAAGTAAACAATGTATGTTTCCCGACCGGAGCTATCGTAGAGGGAGATACCCTTTACATTTATTATGGAGCTGCAGACAAAAGAATTGCTGTTGCCTCTCTAAGTATTTCGGAATTGCTTAAGGAATTACTGGAATATACCTCGTAA